The Thalassotalea agarivorans region AAGTACGTGCACAATACGCTGTTGTTAAAGCGCCCGATTTTAATCGTTTCCAACATAGCTTTGGCCATATCTTTGGTGGCGGTTATGCGGCAGGTTATTATAGTTATAAGTGGGCTGAAGTATTATCAGCAGACGCCTTTAGTCGCTTTGAAGAAGAAGGTATTTTCAATACCGACACAGGCGCAAGCTTTCTACATAACATCCTTGAAAAAGGCGGTAGTGAAGAACCTGCCGAGCTATTTAAAGCATTTAGAGGACGTGAACCACAAATTGATGCCTTGTTGCGTCACAGCGGTATCAGTGCATAATCATAAGAAGCGGCTCAGGCCGCTTTTTTATTAACGGGAATTATTATGGCGTTAGAATCTGTAGACAGTATTTTTCAACGTGCCGCCGAGCGCAAAGGCGGTGAACACAAGCTCCTTGCCCTAATGGGTGAAGGTAATAACGACAAATACATCGCAAAGCTGGGCGACGATCGCTTGTTAGCCGAGTTTACTAAAAAGGTCTTTCAGTCAGGCTTTGTTTGGCGCGTGGTTGAAAAAAAATGGCCCGATTTTGAAGAAGTATTTTTTCACTTTGATATCGAGAAAATATTAATGATGCCGGAAGAAATGCTCGAACGAAAAGCCAGCGACGAGCGCATTATTCGCAACTACAACAAAGTAAAAACCATTAAACAAAATGCGCAAATGATGTTTGAAGAGCAGCAAAACGGACATAGCTTTGCTGAATTCGTTGCTAATTGGCCCAGCGAAGACATTATCGGTTTATGGGCATACTTAAAGAAACACGGTGCTCGCTTAGGCGGTAATACCGGCCCTTATGCCTTGCGCACTATCGGTAAAGACACCTTTTTGCTCAGCCGCGACGTAGAGGCCTATTTCCGCGCCAGCAAGCTTATCGACGGCGGCCTACAAACCAAGAAAAGTTTACATGCCATACAAGACACATTCAGCACCTGGCAGCAGCAAAGTGGTTATTCACTTTCCCAACTCAGCCGCTTAGTGTCATATGCCACTGGAGATAATCATATTCAGTTGTAAAGATAGCCGCATTTAGCGGCTATCTTATTTACTTTAAACCTCGTTAATTATCCATAAACACCTAAATAAGTTTATTAATAGATCATTCGTCTAATTGTTTAAAATTTTTTATTTATATATATCAAAACCTTATCCACTTAAGAATCAACAAAACTTAAAAAATGTAAAAAAATATTTGGCAGATCAAAAAT contains the following coding sequences:
- a CDS encoding DNA-3-methyladenine glycosylase I — its product is MALESVDSIFQRAAERKGGEHKLLALMGEGNNDKYIAKLGDDRLLAEFTKKVFQSGFVWRVVEKKWPDFEEVFFHFDIEKILMMPEEMLERKASDERIIRNYNKVKTIKQNAQMMFEEQQNGHSFAEFVANWPSEDIIGLWAYLKKHGARLGGNTGPYALRTIGKDTFLLSRDVEAYFRASKLIDGGLQTKKSLHAIQDTFSTWQQQSGYSLSQLSRLVSYATGDNHIQL